In Agromyces sp. 3263, a single genomic region encodes these proteins:
- a CDS encoding FAD-dependent monooxygenase, producing the protein MGEVIVVGSGPAGMMLAGELALAGVVPTVVERRTSAELAGSRAGGFHSRTIELLDQRGIADRFLAAGRTAQTARFGTSVLDISDFPTRHPYGLALFQNQIEPILAGWIEELGVHVEHGRDVTGLTQDEDGAEAVFADGEIRRAAYVVGADGGRSVIRKAAGIEFPGWDATRSNLIAEVEVTEEPPAGFVQDELGIHALSLMEDGRRYRVVTTERQLGGAEAATLDDLSAALIAVYGTDFGVHDPTWISRFTDATRQAATYRAGRVLVVGDAAHIHYPAGGQGIGLGIQDAVNLGWKLARVVTGTLPDSLLDTYHAERHPAGARALDLSMAQTVLQRNDPRTAALNGILGDVMDTGAARIEVAARIHGLDVAYDLGEGHPLLGRRMPDLDLETTAGPARVFELLHRGEPVLLNFAEPGRIDVGPWSDRVRALDVRYSGAWELPVLGEVPPPSVVIVRPDGHVAWVDAGAGEPLAAALTRWFGRE; encoded by the coding sequence ATGGGTGAGGTGATCGTGGTCGGCAGCGGGCCGGCCGGCATGATGCTCGCGGGCGAGTTGGCCTTGGCGGGGGTCGTTCCGACCGTCGTGGAGCGCCGCACGAGCGCTGAGCTCGCCGGATCGCGGGCGGGCGGGTTCCACTCGCGCACGATCGAGCTCCTCGACCAGCGCGGCATCGCCGACCGCTTCCTCGCGGCGGGACGCACGGCGCAGACCGCGCGGTTCGGCACCTCCGTGCTCGACATCAGCGACTTCCCCACGCGGCATCCGTACGGCCTCGCGCTCTTCCAGAACCAGATCGAGCCGATCCTCGCCGGCTGGATCGAGGAGCTCGGCGTCCATGTCGAGCACGGACGCGACGTGACCGGCCTCACGCAGGACGAGGACGGCGCCGAGGCCGTGTTCGCTGACGGCGAAATTCGGCGGGCAGCGTACGTCGTGGGCGCCGACGGTGGCCGCAGCGTCATCCGCAAGGCGGCGGGCATCGAGTTCCCGGGCTGGGATGCCACGCGCAGCAACCTCATCGCCGAGGTGGAGGTGACGGAGGAGCCGCCGGCCGGCTTCGTCCAGGACGAGCTCGGCATCCACGCGCTCAGCCTCATGGAGGACGGGCGCAGGTATCGGGTGGTCACGACCGAGCGGCAGCTTGGCGGGGCGGAGGCGGCGACGCTCGACGATCTCAGCGCCGCGCTCATCGCGGTGTACGGCACGGACTTCGGCGTGCACGACCCGACCTGGATCTCCCGATTCACGGACGCCACGCGCCAGGCCGCGACGTATCGCGCCGGCCGGGTGCTGGTCGTCGGGGACGCCGCGCACATCCACTACCCCGCGGGCGGACAGGGGATCGGCCTGGGCATCCAGGACGCGGTGAACCTCGGCTGGAAGCTCGCCCGGGTCGTGACCGGCACCCTGCCCGATTCGCTGCTCGACACGTACCACGCGGAGCGGCATCCGGCCGGGGCGCGGGCCCTCGACCTGTCGATGGCGCAGACGGTGCTGCAGCGCAACGACCCGCGCACCGCGGCGCTCAACGGCATCCTCGGCGACGTGATGGACACGGGTGCCGCCCGCATCGAGGTGGCCGCGCGCATCCACGGCCTCGACGTCGCGTACGACCTCGGCGAGGGGCATCCGCTGCTCGGACGGCGGATGCCCGACCTCGACCTCGAGACGACGGCCGGCCCCGCCCGGGTCTTCGAGCTGCTGCACCGGGGCGAGCCCGTCCTGCTGAACTTCGCCGAGCCGGGCCGGATCGACGTCGGGCCGTGGTCCGACCGGGTGCGCGCCCTGGACGTGCGGTACTCCGGAGCGTGGGAACTGCCGGTGCTCGGGGAGGTGCCGCCCCCGTCGGTCGTAATCGTGCGGCCCGACGGTCACGTGGCCTGGGTGGACGCGGGAGCGGGCGAGCCGCTCGCCGCCGCGCTCACGCGTTGGTTCGGGCGGGAGTGA
- a CDS encoding ATP-binding cassette domain-containing protein, which produces MTALAIETHGLTKRFRSQLAVDGLDLAVPEGAVFGFLGPNGSGKTTTIRMLLGLVAATAGDARVLGADMPKHVDSVLPRVGALVEGPAFSPYLSGEANLRRFDAADRRAPGRTRAARVADALDRVGLSHAARKKVHAYSLGMKQRLGIANALLMRRELLVLDEPTNGLDPQGTREVRSLIRALADDGTTVFVSSHLLAEVEQVCSHVGVMSAGRLVAQGTLDAFRDEGETQVLVRTPDVGPAREVLGRLGLGLGDGGGERGEAEGRGARLDGNADEVSARLGTVAPETVVAALVEAGVRVRGFETVHASLEQRFVELTGEGFDVVQ; this is translated from the coding sequence GTGACCGCACTGGCGATCGAGACGCACGGCCTCACCAAGCGCTTCCGCTCGCAGCTCGCAGTCGACGGCCTCGACCTCGCGGTGCCCGAGGGCGCGGTCTTCGGATTCCTCGGCCCGAACGGCTCGGGCAAGACCACGACGATCCGGATGCTGCTGGGCCTCGTCGCGGCGACGGCCGGTGACGCCCGGGTGCTCGGCGCCGACATGCCGAAGCACGTCGACTCGGTGCTGCCGCGCGTGGGCGCGCTCGTGGAGGGGCCGGCGTTCTCGCCGTACCTCTCGGGCGAGGCGAACCTGCGCCGCTTCGATGCCGCGGATCGGCGTGCGCCGGGGCGCACCCGCGCGGCTCGCGTGGCCGACGCGCTCGACCGGGTCGGGCTCTCGCACGCCGCGCGCAAGAAGGTGCACGCCTATTCGCTCGGCATGAAGCAGCGGCTCGGCATCGCGAACGCGCTGCTCATGCGCCGCGAGCTGCTCGTGCTGGACGAGCCCACCAACGGGCTCGACCCGCAGGGCACACGCGAGGTGCGGTCCCTCATCCGAGCCCTCGCCGACGACGGCACGACGGTGTTCGTGTCGAGCCACCTGCTGGCGGAGGTCGAGCAGGTGTGCTCGCACGTCGGCGTGATGAGTGCCGGACGGCTGGTGGCGCAGGGCACGCTCGACGCGTTCCGCGACGAGGGCGAGACCCAGGTGCTCGTGCGCACGCCCGACGTCGGGCCGGCGCGCGAGGTGCTGGGGCGGCTCGGGCTCGGGCTCGGCGATGGGGGCGGGGAGCGCGGCGAGGCTGAGGGCCGCGGCGCTCGCCTCGACGGCAACGCCGACGAGGTCTCCGCCCGTCTCGGCACCGTGGCGCCCGAGACCGTCGTCGCGGCCCTCGTCGAGGCCGGCGTGCGGGTGCGCGGCTTCGAGACCGTGCACGCGAGCCTCGAGCAGCGGTTCGTGGAGCTCACGGGCGAGGGGTTCGACGTTGTCCAGTGA
- a CDS encoding AraC family transcriptional regulator: protein MIAALNRLVEFIEDHLTEEIDIAGLAAGLGTTEYHLRRMFSSLAGMPVSEYIRRRRMAVAAADVLGDGDLLGIAVRYGYGSTEAFNRAFRSVHGVGPGDVRRNGGPLRTQPQLRFRLTVEGNTTMDTSIAERPAFRLVGHSTRVPLIHHGANPHIQAHIASLPATEHARLKELGDTEPAGLLQVSADVDPDYAEDSELTYLHGVAVSGATPVPDDLDAIEVPAGTWAVFHTSGPYPAALQSTWAATATDWFPSNPWRLRPGPSMVAIRERDADFSTATCELWLPVERAE, encoded by the coding sequence GTGATCGCAGCGCTCAACCGGCTCGTCGAGTTCATCGAAGACCACCTCACCGAGGAGATCGACATCGCCGGCCTCGCAGCCGGTCTCGGCACGACGGAGTATCACCTCCGGAGGATGTTCTCATCGCTGGCGGGCATGCCGGTGTCGGAGTACATCCGGCGGCGACGCATGGCCGTCGCCGCGGCCGACGTGCTCGGCGACGGCGACCTGCTGGGGATCGCGGTGCGGTACGGCTACGGCTCCACGGAGGCATTCAACCGAGCCTTCCGATCGGTCCACGGCGTCGGTCCCGGCGACGTGCGCCGCAACGGCGGTCCCCTTCGAACGCAACCGCAGCTCAGGTTCCGCCTGACCGTAGAAGGGAACACCACGATGGACACCAGCATCGCCGAACGACCGGCGTTCCGGCTCGTCGGCCACTCGACCCGCGTGCCGCTCATCCACCACGGCGCCAATCCGCACATCCAAGCGCATATCGCGTCGCTCCCGGCGACCGAGCACGCGCGCCTCAAGGAACTCGGCGACACCGAGCCCGCGGGCCTCCTCCAGGTGAGCGCCGACGTGGACCCCGACTACGCCGAGGACAGCGAGCTGACCTACCTGCACGGAGTTGCCGTCTCCGGGGCGACGCCCGTCCCCGACGACCTCGATGCGATCGAGGTGCCGGCCGGCACCTGGGCGGTCTTCCACACCTCGGGCCCGTACCCCGCTGCCCTGCAGTCCACGTGGGCCGCAACCGCCACGGATTGGTTCCCCTCCAACCCGTGGCGGCTACGGCCGGGTCCCTCGATGGTGGCCATCCGCGAGCGTGACGCAGACTTCAGCACGGCGACCTGCGAGTTGTGGCTGCCGGTGGAACGTGCGGAGTAG
- a CDS encoding ABC transporter permease, translating into MPAGSAERAGEPVATATARPGASIGLFGSELLTLFRRRRTWALLGALALIPVLIGVAIRVAGDAPAGRGPAFLGQVTENGLFVGMVAVIVATPLFLPLTIGVVAGDAIAGEASHGTLRYLLIAPAGRIRLLVVKYLVAAVFCAAAALTVVVVGTIVGWVLFPIGPVTLLSGTTVSVGEGLLRFLAIAAYVAVSLLGMSAIGVFLSTLTTVPVGAMAATAILAVAAQIMGALPQLEWLHPWLFTNYWLGFGDLLRDPPVWDSFVDNAVLQAGYVIVFGALAAGRFLTKDILS; encoded by the coding sequence GTGCCGGCAGGATCGGCGGAGCGTGCGGGAGAGCCGGTCGCGACGGCGACGGCGCGCCCCGGCGCGTCGATCGGCCTCTTCGGCTCCGAGCTGCTCACGCTGTTCCGCCGCCGCCGCACCTGGGCGCTGCTCGGCGCGCTCGCGCTCATCCCGGTGCTCATCGGCGTCGCGATCCGGGTGGCGGGTGACGCGCCGGCCGGGCGTGGCCCCGCGTTCCTCGGGCAGGTCACCGAGAACGGGCTCTTCGTGGGCATGGTCGCCGTCATCGTCGCGACCCCGCTCTTCCTGCCGCTCACGATCGGAGTGGTGGCCGGCGACGCGATCGCCGGCGAGGCCAGCCACGGCACCCTCCGCTACCTGCTCATCGCGCCCGCCGGACGCATCCGCCTGCTCGTCGTCAAGTACCTGGTGGCCGCCGTCTTCTGCGCGGCCGCAGCGCTCACGGTGGTCGTCGTCGGCACGATCGTGGGCTGGGTGCTGTTCCCCATCGGCCCCGTGACGCTGCTCTCGGGCACGACCGTGAGCGTCGGCGAGGGCCTCCTGCGCTTCCTCGCCATCGCGGCCTACGTCGCGGTGTCGTTGCTCGGGATGTCGGCGATCGGCGTGTTCCTCTCCACGCTGACCACGGTGCCGGTCGGCGCGATGGCCGCGACGGCGATCCTCGCGGTGGCGGCGCAGATCATGGGCGCGCTGCCGCAGCTCGAGTGGCTGCATCCCTGGCTCTTCACGAACTACTGGCTCGGCTTCGGCGACCTGCTGCGCGACCCGCCCGTGTGGGACTCGTTCGTCGACAACGCCGTGCTGCAGGCGGGCTACGTGATCGTGTTCGGCGCGCTCGCCGCCGGCCGGTTCCTCACCAAGGACATCCTGTCGTGA
- a CDS encoding patatin-like phospholipase family protein, with protein sequence MHTTPPSNLTPPSTSPLDWTTSPTRALVLAGAGAAGNAWQLGLIAGLCEAGVDLTEAELIIGTSAGSTVAAQITSGMRPAELYAAILAEPPQQPRPPRAPAGSPASDAGRPAQLSGPGYMNWSDEIIAAATDAADMRRRMGAAALERDTSGGASGARWRDIVAARLPSHEWPERAVLIPALDAQTGEPAVFDRYSGIDLVDAVAASTSAMTPYPIGEHRYLNGGYRRSSNADLAAGSARVLVLEPFGGRSRTPLEWGMDLATQVGELRAGGSEVETVFPDAGSGDVFNANALDPSTRLPAARGGYEQGRALAGQLAAFWR encoded by the coding sequence ATGCACACCACACCTCCTTCGAACCTCACACCTCCGTCGACGTCGCCCCTCGACTGGACGACCTCGCCCACTCGCGCGCTGGTACTCGCCGGCGCCGGAGCGGCCGGCAACGCCTGGCAACTCGGCCTCATCGCGGGCCTGTGCGAGGCCGGCGTCGATCTCACCGAGGCCGAGCTCATCATCGGCACGTCGGCGGGCTCGACCGTCGCCGCCCAGATCACCAGCGGCATGCGTCCGGCCGAGCTGTACGCCGCCATCCTCGCGGAGCCGCCGCAGCAGCCGCGGCCGCCGCGGGCACCGGCCGGCTCCCCCGCGTCCGACGCCGGACGCCCAGCGCAGCTCTCGGGACCGGGGTACATGAACTGGTCCGACGAGATCATCGCTGCGGCGACGGATGCCGCGGACATGCGTCGCAGGATGGGCGCCGCCGCGCTCGAGCGCGACACCTCCGGTGGGGCATCCGGTGCCCGCTGGCGCGACATCGTCGCGGCCCGGCTCCCGAGCCACGAGTGGCCGGAGCGGGCGGTGCTGATCCCGGCGCTGGACGCGCAGACCGGGGAACCGGCGGTGTTCGACCGCTACTCGGGCATCGACCTGGTCGACGCCGTCGCCGCGAGCACCTCCGCGATGACGCCCTACCCGATCGGCGAGCACCGATACCTGAACGGCGGCTATCGACGCAGCTCGAACGCCGACCTTGCGGCGGGCTCGGCCCGGGTGCTCGTGCTGGAGCCGTTCGGCGGCAGGTCGCGAACGCCGCTGGAGTGGGGCATGGACCTCGCCACCCAGGTGGGCGAGCTCCGGGCCGGGGGCAGCGAGGTCGAGACGGTCTTCCCGGATGCCGGGTCGGGCGACGTGTTCAACGCGAACGCGTTGGACCCGTCGACCCGCCTCCCCGCGGCGCGAGGTGGCTACGAGCAGGGCCGGGCGCTCGCCGGGCAGCTCGCCGCGTTCTGGCGCTGA